One window from the genome of Periophthalmus magnuspinnatus isolate fPerMag1 chromosome 18, fPerMag1.2.pri, whole genome shotgun sequence encodes:
- the khnyn gene encoding protein KHNYN: MDSIRSEEEEERVVEDEFTCPGMLRGSLSSLHSSVQRIFRVRFSIGTDQPPQDAHGQIWLQLRGLDGDVQAAKLFVKGVVNQEEQQEVPYPLTLHCVFCGARGLFMDCLIRNTSALIVIGSPGRLLISGLLEPVVRAYSLITDLVERCDSTQPKRFEPGERGLGESLESRRAFKNLVEQWDDRHTLDLLVLPGSIKESLLELLKESKLADNPRPLEIDGAKQDIAWDKSVVSFGESSGSSSFAKDTSANFLDSFGEPERLRGSPEGTEGNSKSPQEVGDEEIHANNDEGEKQWAQLSGSKEFWLLLKFFTAMGYTEDVVQRVLAKTGLQEASQILDLVQQEQDRTDRAVRGSEAQGVDLTQGGATARELRNRPCETEHREDGAKTEKVFSKKKGDVSDGELNGANGGTGELRDDDFVLGVLKKAAASCGYNEKQVTEVYSKLPDQSMHQLFLELQRNDSKQNGYLKEGPREMDDVVLDAPKGAKEKNYKQNVGAENRDEKSGALPKQNNSEEDVIWGDHTQQAQQHKQPKQQNSFSDNIRGPPLSSYSSNNSHHFANHQASNQANYSTTRSQNPHANGNDWSRDRRGQQGAVVVTGEQRFLEGLNSHFELRLTDSPGKEGLRNIIIDGSNVAMSHGLGHFFSCRGIALAVQHFWDRGHRQISVLLPQWRTKNDYRIKEQHYLTQLKELGIVSLTPSREVQGKRISSYDDRFMLQLAQKTEGVIVTNDNLRDLSDESAVWRDIIKKRLLQYTFVGDLFMVPDDPLGRGGPHLDEFLSTAIRSLDLSSHTYNTFSKAPHPNNEPMHYHDRSPGDVWEPQRGRGRGQDGLRQTWTRPETEPGLRPGPRAERSPHETTLLRQQLCQVFPGQDSMVTLVLQSHPKETDINALSALLLEEN; encoded by the exons ATGGACAGCATTCgttcagaggaagaggaggagcgtgTGGTGGAGGATGAGTTCACGTGTCCCGGGATGCTCCGCGgatccctgtcctctctccactcctccgtGCAGCGCATTTTCAGGGTCAGATTCTCCATCGGCACCGACCAGCCGCCCCAAGACGCACACGGACAGATATGGCTCCAACTGCGAGGGCTCGACGGCGACGTGCAGGCGGCTAAG CTGTTTGTGAAAGGCGTAGTGAACCAGGAGGAACAGCAGGAGGTGCCGTACCCGCTGACTCTGCACTGTGTTTTCTGCGGCGCCCGCGGCCTCTTCATGGACTGTCTCATACGGAACACGTCTGCGCTCATCGTG ATTGGTTCTCCGGGCCGTCTTCTCATCTCCGGTCTGTTGGAGCCGGTGGTGCGGGCCTACTCCCTAATCACGGACCTGGTGGAGCGCTGCGACTCCACCCAGCCCAAGCGCTTCGAGCCCGGGGAACGCGGCCTAGGCGAGTCCCTGGAGTCAAGACGGGCCTTCAAAAACCTGGTGGAACAATGGGACGACCGACATACGCTGGATCTGTTAGTTTTACCCGGGTCTATTAAGGAAAGTTTGTTAGAATTATTGAAAGAGTCAAAACTTGCCGATAACCCACGACCTCTGGAAATAGATGGAGCAAAGCAAGACATCGCATGGGATAAGTCTGTTGTTTCTTTCGGGGagagtagcggtagtagtagtttcGCCAAGGACACCTCTGCAAATTTCCTCGATAGCTTTGGAGAACCAGAAAGACTCCGAGGAAGCCCGGAAGGTACAGAAGGTAATTCGAAATCTCCGCAAGAAGTTGGCGACGAAGAGATACACGCGAACAATGATGAAGGTGAAAAGCAGTGGGCGCAGTTATCGGGAAGCAAAGAATTCTGGCTTTTGCTGAAGTTTTTCACCGCTATGGGTTATACGGAAGATGTAGTGCAGCGTGTGCTAGCTAAAACGGGACTGCAGGAAGCTTCGCAGATATTAGACTTGGTTCAGCAGGAGCAAGATCGAACTGACAGAGCGGTGAGAGGCAGCGAGGCGCAAGGTGTGGATCTCACACAAGGTGGCGCTACAGCGAGGGAGTTGCGGAATAGGCCTTGTGAGACAGAACATAGAGAGGATGGAgcgaaaacagaaaaagtttttAGTAAGAAAAAAGGCGATGTTAGTGATGGCGAATTAAACGGCGCGAATGGTGGAACTGGAGAGTTGCGAGACGATGATTTTGTGCTAGGTGTCCTAAAGAAAGCGGCGGCTAGCTGCGGCTACAACGAAAAGCAAGTTACCGAAGTTTATAGTAAGCTGCCCGACCAGTCTATGCATCAGTTATTTTTAGAGCTGCAACGGAacgattcaaaacaaaatggatatTTGAAGGAAGGTCCAAGAGAGATGGACGATGTTGTACTTGACGCTCCAAAAGGCgccaaagaaaaaaattacaagCAAAATGTTGGTGCGGAAAATAGGGACGAGAAAAGTGGGGCgttgccaaaacaaaacaacagtgaaGAGGATGTAATTTGGGGTGATCACACGCAACAGGCACAACAACACAAGCAACCGAAACAGCAAAACAGTTTCAGCGATAATATCCGTGGGCCACCTTTGTCAAGTTATAGCTCAAATAACAGCCATCATTTTGCAAACCACCAAGCTTCGAATCAAGCGAATTACAGTACAACAAGATCGCAAAATCCTCACGCTAATGGGAACgactggagcagagacagaagaggacagcagggggcagtagtGGTGACCGGAGAGCAGAGGTTTCTAGAAGGACTTAACTCACATTTTGAGCTGAGGTTGACGGACAGTCCGGGGAAAGAGGGACTGCGGAACATTATCATCGACGGGAGCAACGTGGCCATGAG TCACGGTCTGGGTCACTTCTTCTCGTGTCGGGGCATTGCTTTGGCTGTGCAGCACttttgggacagaggacacagacagatCAGCGTGTTACTGCCCCAGTGGAGAACCAAGAACGACTACAGGATCAAAG AGCAGCACTATCTGACACAGCTGAAGGAGTTGGGCATCGTCTCTCTAACTCCGTCGAGAGAAGTTCAAGGCAAAAGAATCAGTTCCTATGACGACAG ATTCATGCTACAGCTGGCTCAGAAAACAGAAGGAGTGATTGTGACAAACGACAATCTGAGAGACCTGTCTGATGAGTCTGCAGTGTGGAGGGACATCATCAAGAAAAG GCTGCTGCAGTACACGTTTGTGGGGGACCTCTTCATGGTTCCTGATGATCCACTGGGACGAGGAGGACCACACCTGGATGAGTTCTTATCCACAGCCATCAG ATCTCTAGACCTGAGCAGTCACACATACAACACCTTCTCCAAAGCCCCTCACCCCAACAACGAACCCATGCACTACCACGACCGCTCACCAGGGGACGTGTGGGAGCCTCAGAGGGGACGGGGACGAGGACAAGATGGACTGAgacagacctggaccagaccagaaacagaaccaggactcagaccaggaccCAGAGCCGAGCGGAGCCCACATGAGACCACTCTTTTGAGGCAGCAGCTGTGCCAGGTGTTCCCCGGGCAGGACAGTATGGTCACCCTGGTCCTCCAAAGCCACCCCAAAGAAACGGATATTAACGCGCTGTCTGCTTTGCTTTTAGAGGAAAATTAA